From the Helianthus annuus cultivar XRQ/B chromosome 17, HanXRQr2.0-SUNRISE, whole genome shotgun sequence genome, the window aataaaaattctaaaaaatcataaaaattctaaaaaaatacaaaaaatccgtttcggcgcgaaccgtttcgaacccgaaccgtttcgagccgaaccgtttcgacgcgaaccgtttcgagcggaaccgtttcgagccgaaccgtttcgagctgaaccgtttctagctgaaccgtttcgaaccgaaccattTCGAGTTGAACCGTTTCGACGGTaccggttcagctcgaaacggttcgggttcgaaacggttcgcgccgaaacgaattttttggattttttagaatttttattattttttagaattttttggaatttttttgatatTTTGGAACGGTTCAGggcgaaacggttcagctcgaaacggttcggttagaaacggtacgggtcgaaacggttcagctcgaactggttcgggttcgaaacggttcagctagaaacggttcggttcgaaacggtttagctcgaaacggttcggctcgaaacggttcgggttcgaaacggttcgcgccgaaacggattttttgtatttttttttagaatttcttagaatttttagaattttttggaatttttttgattttttggaattggatcaaaatggcaattgaaaacatttaaaatgaaaatcccaaaatacccctggttaaagatggagtttttggatggagttagtgtatgtgatcaaaatggcaacaaaagggaaaactcagggacccagaggcaaaaaaaaaaaaaaaaaaaaaaaaaaactatttggactaaaatggcaaatttggacaaaactcatggactaaaatggcatttactctaaaaaaataaatagattttgtaaaattgatttaaacttaaataaaattaggtgttagtacctaaatgtgttacattgataaacttaaaaaaatgcaagagtattttagtcattaattaactaattttggtgttagtacccaatggtgttacaaaattgaaaccatagaacctaaacctgttaaaaaataaagttagtacccaaaggtgaaattaagtataaaccacaggacccatttgtgtaattaactctagtttttaaaagacttagttttgtTATTCAAAAAAGGGATAGCggtgcagcttgttgcccgtttaccaactatctcgatttAAATTTATGTTTCTTTTATAAAAACGTCGTTTTATTAAAGTAGCATACTCAGCATATTTCTGTTAAAAGATATACGTATGAGCAATAAATAGGAATTCTTTTAAGGAGAAATCGTGAACCTTTTCAACTTTCCTCACTACAAACCCATTGCACGACTTGCTCAAAATTTCAAAACATGTATGTTCGATAATTCATAGATTTAGTGCTTGGTAAGACAAGACACTTAACCTCTATTATCAActtttcaccaccaccaccaagtAGAAAGTCAATTAGCTTTAAAGTTGAACGGTTTTATATATGTATGGGTCATCTTATATATATGGTTGATTGGTattttagttaaataaataaatcatagTTTTGTTTTCTAAGTTTAGCTTAAATGAAGTTTATCGGTTTATACAACAGGAAATTAAAAAAGCttattaaaaaaactaaataaaacaaaaGGCAACGTAATATAAAAGTTTAAACGATACCAAAAAGTTAAAGATAAACATAACTATGTTGGGTGGCGTGGGATCGTGTAGTTTTGTTTAATCTTTGGTGTCCTCTATGCAATTCGGTGAATTAATCTTTGGACCACTTATATATCTCTTGTTACGTCACGCCTAATGTGTGGCAAGGAATAAGTCGATAGTGTAGTGTCGAACCTATTATTGCCTTTTCAGTCTGTGATCTTTTGGATGTCTACAAGCTTGTGATTGGCTTGTCGAAGAGAAAGAAAGTGTTGCAAGTAATTGTTAGGTGGCATGTTGTATTCTTTGGAAGACGGGGAACAATATTATTTTCTAAAACGACACGCTCAAGTTGGATGACATTATTAGAGATATCAAAGCGTATAGTTTTCTTTGGATTAGAAACCAGGCGAAAATGTTAGATTTGGATTGGGTAGATGAATTGTGTTTGATTTCTAATCGTTTTATGTTTGTTGTTTTGTTTAACCTTGTCTAGCTACTTGTTAGAGGGAAGAGGTTTCTAATAAAGTTTGTCGATAAGGAAAAACCATAAAACTATAttcaattttaaaaataaataaaatattaagtgaataaataaataaaactactTCATATCTTCTTTTTCCCATTGTTTATATTTTACTCTTTCTTACCTTCTTTTCTTTTAGTTATCAACTTTTCTAAACTTGTGGTGATTTGTCTTCTTCGTATAATAAATTAATAAGATTTGGGTTGTTTGGTAGGTTGTTAATCATTTAACTAAAAAAACTATACTTAATTTAGTCACCATTAAGTGTGTTTGGTTCAAGAATGCATTTGAATTAATATGTCTTATCCATTAAATTTCAAAAATGATGTTTCATGAAATTTTATCCTTTTTATTAGTTCACATGTGTTCATAACCCTTAGTCGGCCACTCACGCACCTCCTCTTAGACCCACCACAACCTCCTCCACCACCAACCAATCAGGCCGAGCCAAGTCAGTCCTTTTATTGGTTCAAAGTCTCTTAATGACTCAGCACTTAATGATGCAGAGGTTTTCAAACAATGCTTAAGGAGGACCGACCGAAAATTTCGATTATGCTCATTTCTCTATACTTTAATAACTCATACATGGTCAAAAACTTCAATATACCTTCGTCGCTCTTGCTTTTGGCCGGAAAAATTTTTCCTATTAGTTTTTTCACCCCCCTCCCCCTTTTGAGTTCGGTCTCCGCAAAACTCGGAAACCGACCTACTAAAACCGGGACCAACCGAAACTGTATAGGCCATAGATGGTCTGGTCCTCGGTCGTAGTTTTCAATTCCGCGTCAGGCCAGGTTTTCGCCGGATCAGTACAGTTAATCCAAGATAACCATCCATAATCCAAGTCTTATACCCGATTGTAAAATCGTGTCTTATACCTAGCCGAATACCTGTTGGGTATCGTGCATTTGACGGTTGTGTATCCATCAAAACTATGAAATTTGTAACAAACTCTTAACAGAAATGATGATTCTTGTAAATAATAAACTAATTAATAAAGATAAAGATTAATACCAAAATATATTATAAATTTTTTTAGCACACCCCAACTCACTTTTTGAAGAAAAACACCCTCGGGGGCGGTGTGCGGACGTTTTTGAGGCAATTCACGCCCAAATACTGACAAGCAGGTGGTCTAAATGTCCTTACACTCTCAAAATATAACCTTTATTTATTTCTTACACACCCCACACTCACAAATATTCAACTTGTTTTGCGGGTGGGTTACTTGAGAGCTAGCCGCTAGGTTAGACTTTGATTTTCCTCATGATCTGTTAATAATATCACATAACATAAATATGATTTTGATTTACTCTTGTAATGTGGTATCTTGCAGAAATGAAACGATTGCAAGACGATGCGATTCAAAAACCTTTTGCTTCTTCCCCTGAAGAATCGTATGCTACACACACTCTTTTCATTCTTTCAATTTCGTcgttatgtttgtttgtttatttgttatttatctaTTTATTCTAATGCTCTTTAGGGTTTTAAACTTTTAGGGCTTATGCTTATTAGATTATGGATCTTTTAGGGATTATGTCTGTTGTTACTGCTAAATAAATGTTACTACTTTTGAATAAACTCTCAAGTGGTGCGGCCTGCGGGTTCTAGCCCCATAATTAACATTAGCGTAAAATTTAGTGACTGTATGAGTTTGccgttattaaaaaaaaaaaaaaaaacaaatgagtAGAATCCTTAGGTCTTGGTAATTTTATTACCGAGGGCAGTCGTGAGGAGTTACCGACGACTCGACGAGTCCTCTGGTGGCTGACATTATTTTAAAAATGGTTGTAATTTTCTTTTTGGAACGGTAATTACCAACGTCAATAAAACTCATTTGTTTAGTAGTGTGTGTTGTgtttcttcattttatttcttcCTATGCTCATCTTGAAGGTATGGCCCGCCCCTAGTCCCCGGCGGTGAAGCGTCGAGAAGGGTAGGAGGTGGTGGTGCTAGTAGCTCTCGGAAACTTACTACCGATGATGCTTTAGCATACTTAAGGGAAGTTAAGGAGGTGTTTCGTGACCAAGAAGAAAAGTATGAAGAGTTTCTTGGTTTTATGAAAGACTATCGAGCTCAAAGGTTAACATTTCTTAAGTTTGTTAAGGGTTAACATTTGTTAAGTTTTAAATATTCTTCTCCTGATCAACATGCAGAATTGATACTCGTGGGGTGGTAGGAAGGGTGAAAGAGTTGTTTAAAGGGCACAATCATCTAATTTCTGGGTTTAGCACTTTCTTGCCACAAGGTTATGAGATAGTTGTTACTGATGACGATGACGACAACGACGACGATAACGATACTAGTACCGGGGTGGTAGCAAAGTAGACTGCACTTAGAAGGACATTTTCAAGTATCATAACTTGAAATTTACATGAATGTTGTTTTAGTATGTATGTTATAACTTCTAAGAATGGTTTTATGTTTAAGACTATAACCATGTTTTAATGTTTAAGTGTTATTAGTATGTTACTATGTTTGAGTTGTAGTTTTTTGGTGtatcatatgtatatatatatatatatatatatatatatatatatatatatatatatatatatatatatatatatatagggtaaggatagtgtaaaaagtgctcaaagtgtgagaagtgtaagaagtgtattataacattatatataatactatataacaccatataaacattgtataacaatatgtaacaccatataataccatataacgctatgtaacactatatatcattgtataacaaatataacactatacatctatcatagacatgctatcaggcaacctatagtgttatatttgttatataatgatatatagtgttacatagtgttatatggaattatatggtgttacatattgttatacggtgtttatatggtgttatatagtattatatatagtgttataatacacttctcacacttcttacactttgagcactttttacaggatcctctacctatatatatatatatatttacttaaAAGACAATGTCAGTGCCAATCCGACATAGCCAAGTGTCGCGAGATGATTGGCCCATAATGATGTTACTCCTTTTACCTTTTAACTTTGTAAATATACCTGCTTAGTCCCTCTAATTTAACTTTGCTAATATACATATTTAGTCCCTATACTTTAGTAAACTGTTTCCCCATTAGTTAATTTTTCTAATATGCATCTTCAGTCcctctacttttattcctttcaGTATTTcgctttttttttgtttttttctcgCTAACGTAACGTGACGGACTAAACCGACTCCAACCAAACAATATCGTTACAAGTATTGATATTATTAGCACCgacatattttttttgtttttagtaTTTCGTCTTTTGGTGTTTTCTCTGATATGTATATTGACGGTTTGATGTTCTTTTTCCCGTGGTTTTATGTTTTCTTTCGGTTGTTATACCAAATGTCGGTATTGTACTAATAAACAAACTTCCGCCCCAACGCGTGGGGTAAAATTACAAGTAAATACTTAAACACATAGTGTAGGAAAGAAATAATTCAATTTATGCCTATATACTTGCCTCAACCGTCTTTCCAAGGTAATCTCCTTTTTCGTCCCTTCTCAAGATTCTCAAAAGTGGGTATAGGTACCGAAAATACCAggtacggtacggttcgatatcgatatttgaaggtaaaaactggtaaataccggtaccaaaaACGTCAAAAGTTGGTACTGAATCGATCACGAAAATGTATCGGTTTGGAAAATTCGGTACAAGTTCGACATCGTACCCGAAactatttgctcatccctagttaCAATTTATCACATGTTCATGGTTCTTACAccgagtatttttttttttttaaatccgaGTTTGAGAACGGAACCGAAGTATCACATGGCCGCTCGATTAACCTGGTTGGACTGGAACCGAGCATATGTTGGGCTAAAATTCAACTCATGGGCTTTCGTTACTGGATATTGAAGGATCTAATCTCAAATATGTTTTAGCCCAAGAATATTGATATTTAGCCTTTAGGGGCCAGCGATTATATTCTGAAAATTGCAccacaaataataataataataataataataataataataataataataataataataataataataataataataacaatattattattattattattattattattattattattattattattattattatatagaAATAAAACGATAACTCGTGCTCgtaatctttccgagtttttaaTGTTCTTTTAACGACGTTCTACTGTAAATTATGGAAAAAATAGAGTTTTATTCAAAATAGTACCTTGATGAACCAAACCAATGCTAACATTGATACCGGTATCATTATTGTCAAAACTGATACCGGTATTTGTTTTGTGGTTTTCAATATAAAAACACATGTCAATATCATTTTTAGCATATCATGACTTTAAACCAAGTGCCTGTACCGTACATATACCGTAACGAATTAAATCGATACTAGATTCTCCATGTTAAACTAAAACAACATTAACCAAATTCTCATCACATCCCACTAAAGATTCCCACTAAAGTTCACCTATTATCTAGAGTCACCATGAACGTTAGGGTGAAGGTGGGTGCAACTTTCATGAGGGGAGAAATTTTCACCCACCTAATCATGACGTGTCATGTCAATTTCTCTCTCATAAACCACTGTTGCCCAAAAACACAAGGGGTGGTTTCCCTCAAACCATTAAAAAGGCATGATTTGTTACCCTCTCCCTCACATTCATCGCATGCGGCAAGTTCTCCCCGCTTTTAACCTCCTCGCGCGGCAAAGATAGTGATGGCGGCACAATGCCCGTGCGGCAAATCAGTTCCCCACTAGCCTTGCCGCATCGACTCCGGACACCCTTAGATCAATAAATTACTGGGCCTTTTAAATTATGAGGTTATCAAAATCTATTACAGCTTTCTGAATCTCTCCCTCTTGATCGAGGCCAACATTCACATGCCATCTTGTAA encodes:
- the LOC110922516 gene encoding paired amphipathic helix protein Sin3-like 1; amino-acid sequence: MKRLQDDAIQKPFASSPEESYGPPLVPGGEASRRVGGGGASSSRKLTTDDALAYLREVKEVFRDQEEKYEEFLGFMKDYRAQRIDTRGVVGRVKELFKGHNHLISGFSTFLPQGYEIVVTDDDDDNDDDNDTSTGVVAK